The Mesobacillus jeotgali genome window below encodes:
- a CDS encoding aromatic acid exporter family protein codes for MITLGPRVIKTGLAVALALYITNWIGLEPAVFAAIAATFTIQPSIYRSWKQVLEQFQANTLGAIVAIASIFLFGNNPIVIGLVTVIVIIISLKLKMESSLSLTLITVLIMMSSQEFNGVVAAANKFIIVLVGMGSAFLVNLVISPPNFNKNFIEKMDSTFRNMSLLIRTAISNELTEKTFQDQWSQLRKDIAKLEELYKILDEERMKISKVKPFDIRELVLFKQMLACLQQGLRLLDIVEDHFFQSRPEQQETNEFDDQFEELIQYHEMILLKYSGKIKELESEEFLTNSGLFLESIIVDTSIERNDRLRLTIIGSAMYDYAFQLHRLNELISQYQNRKTDTDKALKKLFY; via the coding sequence ATGATTACCTTAGGTCCCAGGGTAATAAAAACTGGGTTGGCCGTAGCACTGGCATTATACATAACAAACTGGATTGGATTGGAGCCAGCCGTTTTTGCGGCTATTGCCGCTACATTTACAATCCAGCCTTCAATATACCGTTCGTGGAAACAAGTATTAGAGCAGTTTCAGGCGAATACTCTCGGCGCAATTGTCGCGATTGCATCGATATTTTTATTCGGGAATAACCCGATTGTGATCGGGCTTGTAACAGTAATAGTCATCATCATAAGCTTGAAGCTTAAAATGGAAAGTTCGTTATCCTTAACGCTGATTACGGTTTTGATCATGATGAGCTCGCAAGAATTTAATGGAGTCGTTGCAGCGGCAAACAAATTTATCATCGTCCTTGTTGGGATGGGTTCAGCATTCCTTGTTAATCTAGTGATCTCGCCGCCAAATTTCAATAAAAATTTCATCGAAAAAATGGACAGTACTTTTAGAAACATGTCATTGCTGATTAGAACAGCCATATCGAACGAGCTGACTGAAAAGACATTTCAGGACCAATGGAGTCAGCTTAGAAAAGATATCGCCAAGCTTGAAGAGCTCTATAAAATACTAGATGAAGAAAGAATGAAAATATCAAAGGTGAAACCCTTTGATATCAGAGAACTGGTATTGTTCAAGCAAATGCTTGCCTGTCTTCAACAGGGCTTAAGATTGCTGGATATCGTAGAAGATCATTTTTTTCAAAGCCGTCCTGAACAGCAGGAGACAAATGAATTTGATGATCAATTCGAAGAACTGATCCAATATCATGAAATGATCCTTCTTAAATATTCAGGGAAAATCAAAGAACTAGAATCGGAAGAATTCCTCACGAATAGCGGGCTATTTCTGGAATCAATCATAGTGGACACCTCAATCGAACGCAATGATCGATTGCGTCTCACCATTATCGGGTCAGCAATGTATGACTACGCTTTTCAGCTTCATCGACTCAACGAGTTGATTAGTCAATATCAAAACAGAAAGACTGACACAGATAAAGCATTGAAAAAACTTTTTTATTAG
- a CDS encoding glycosyl hydrolase family 28-related protein — MVTIDRKHDPAKNAEWISRLTGESLNIFELVQETNELFKEASEDYKPLSVKNNTSISSFFSNLSAGFRRIIQTKSAFDHAKKFDTVVDKNGNVFPQWLEVLNEEYKNLLKEINREVHIEDFGALGDGKTDCTDAFKMALGKGRVKVHIPEGVFLVKEIRLPSFTYLLGAGKGKTIIKLHDSAPKSRRLMTNKHHRTGNRNVYVKGMTLDWNVERLGSVEKTSTWGNHSSCLLYANVKYGWVKDVEAINPGLHCFDISSPLYNYYGDGYRARGGSEFIWLDNLNGHGFGDDGITTHHSDNIFISNCHMCDPSGKTHKEGFSNSNGIEIDDGSRNVWLLNNSSARCFGGVEIKAHHNSSAASNVVIIGHLSVNDNRSYNFRHIGHHKENDPESKTAINILAANIISYKPVHTDLYANSSPRAMVVSAYKNVAVNHFTVIGDPSYDYGGEPAIALQYRSRNVILKNVKISGFTSAESDIKVFGGSNHADHIKIRNMISRHSAPKAIHIGKGVEKAAIEKVYAEAVNGQAVVELAENKAFLNDIDSNGFKQVLLKHSTENQTTV; from the coding sequence ATGGTAACTATCGATAGAAAACATGATCCAGCAAAAAATGCTGAATGGATTTCCCGTTTAACAGGAGAGAGTCTTAATATATTTGAATTAGTTCAGGAGACAAATGAATTATTTAAGGAAGCAAGTGAAGATTACAAACCTTTAAGTGTAAAAAATAATACAAGCATTTCTTCATTCTTCAGCAATCTAAGCGCAGGTTTCCGAAGGATCATACAGACAAAATCAGCATTTGACCATGCAAAAAAATTCGACACTGTTGTTGATAAAAACGGCAATGTTTTTCCTCAATGGCTTGAAGTCTTGAATGAAGAATACAAAAATTTACTAAAAGAAATTAATCGCGAGGTCCATATAGAGGATTTTGGCGCACTTGGGGATGGAAAAACTGATTGCACAGATGCTTTTAAAATGGCCCTTGGCAAAGGTCGCGTGAAAGTTCATATTCCTGAGGGAGTTTTTCTGGTAAAAGAGATCAGACTGCCATCCTTTACCTATCTGCTTGGTGCAGGAAAAGGAAAAACAATCATCAAGCTACATGATTCCGCCCCTAAAAGCAGGAGACTCATGACAAACAAACACCATCGCACTGGAAACAGGAATGTATATGTAAAAGGAATGACATTGGATTGGAATGTCGAACGTTTGGGAAGTGTCGAAAAGACCAGTACCTGGGGAAATCATTCCAGCTGCCTGCTTTACGCCAATGTAAAGTATGGCTGGGTAAAGGATGTTGAAGCTATTAACCCAGGCCTGCACTGCTTTGATATCTCTTCTCCTCTGTATAATTATTATGGTGATGGTTATCGGGCCCGGGGCGGCAGCGAGTTTATCTGGCTCGACAATCTGAACGGACACGGGTTCGGGGATGACGGCATTACCACTCACCATAGCGATAATATTTTCATTTCAAATTGCCATATGTGTGATCCAAGCGGCAAAACACATAAAGAGGGTTTTTCAAATTCAAATGGCATTGAAATAGACGATGGATCTCGAAATGTTTGGCTATTGAACAATTCATCAGCAAGATGCTTTGGCGGAGTCGAGATCAAGGCGCATCATAACTCTTCAGCAGCCAGCAATGTTGTCATCATTGGCCATCTATCTGTCAATGACAATCGATCATATAATTTCAGGCATATAGGGCACCACAAGGAGAACGATCCTGAATCCAAAACAGCCATCAACATTCTGGCGGCCAACATCATCTCTTATAAACCGGTTCATACCGATTTGTATGCAAATTCTTCTCCCAGGGCGATGGTCGTATCAGCTTATAAAAATGTAGCGGTGAACCATTTTACTGTGATTGGTGACCCTTCTTATGACTATGGCGGTGAACCAGCAATCGCGCTGCAGTATCGTTCCAGAAATGTCATACTCAAAAACGTGAAAATAAGCGGGTTTACAAGTGCGGAATCAGATATCAAAGTATTTGGCGGCAGCAATCATGCTGACCATATTAAAATCAGGAACATGATTTCAAGACACTCGGCACCTAAAGCTATTCATATAGGGAAAGGAGTCGAAAAGGCTGCAATTGAGAAGGTGTATGCAGAAGCTGTAAACGGACAGGCTGTAGTAGAACTTGCAGAAAATAAAGCCTTTTTGAATGACATTGATTCAAATGGGTTCAAACAGGTGCTGTTAAAGCACTCTACAGAAAATCAGACAACTGTTTAA
- a CDS encoding Cof-type HAD-IIB family hydrolase encodes MDLNYKKPDIKLIALDMDGTLLNERHEVSEENRQAIKEAERRGVHVVLSTGRSLKTARDYVLSLELSSYLVTVNGGEIWGPNGELVARNMVDTEHIQWMYDLTREHNTGFWATSSEDVWRNNMPEDLFSQEWLKFGFQIEEDEIRESVLNKLKDKGVFEISNSSLKNIEVNALGINKAKGLEKVCGLLGISMDNVMAVGDSLNDIAMITEAGLGIAMGNAQETVKEAADEITGTNRENGVAQAIEKWVLS; translated from the coding sequence ATGGATTTGAATTACAAAAAGCCTGATATCAAACTAATTGCATTGGATATGGATGGAACACTCCTCAATGAGCGACACGAGGTCTCTGAAGAAAATAGACAGGCGATAAAAGAGGCAGAAAGAAGAGGTGTCCATGTTGTCCTTAGTACTGGGCGCAGTCTCAAAACTGCAAGGGACTATGTATTGTCCCTGGAATTGTCTTCTTATCTTGTAACGGTCAACGGGGGAGAGATTTGGGGGCCAAACGGAGAATTGGTGGCACGGAACATGGTGGACACTGAACATATCCAGTGGATGTATGATTTAACACGAGAGCATAATACAGGGTTTTGGGCGACAAGCAGTGAAGACGTTTGGAGAAATAATATGCCTGAGGACCTGTTTTCACAGGAATGGCTTAAATTCGGCTTCCAAATCGAAGAGGACGAAATAAGAGAAAGTGTCCTCAATAAGTTAAAAGACAAAGGTGTATTCGAAATCAGCAATTCAAGTTTGAAAAATATAGAAGTTAACGCACTCGGCATTAATAAGGCAAAGGGCCTGGAAAAGGTTTGTGGACTTCTGGGGATATCGATGGACAATGTGATGGCAGTAGGTGACAGCCTGAATGATATAGCCATGATTACGGAAGCAGGCCTTGGCATTGCTATGGGCAATGCACAGGAAACTGTAAAAGAAGCTGCAGATGAAATAACAGGTACAAATCGAGAAAATGGTGTGGCACAGGCCATCGAAAAATGGGTTCTTTCATAA
- a CDS encoding GNAT family N-acetyltransferase: MELNEVKLTEQMAKVFSIAEQECKQRESRCLMPEHLFLGCLDGGSYPIKEAIQKSGLDIDSLKNSCNHFHENLSLVICEPIKTPFCQSTKLVIDQAISYMRNYNQIFLNAGHVLKALIKSGHTDRVLTPEQQNTFLSLATVSRDMYLDLSGYCPQKQLYKNIRMVRNEDVERLNLFIKEEFGARWTETIKQAVERHLPSIYIAEDQSGDIIGFAAFDTHQPGYFGPMGVTKYKRARSIGESLLHVCLEGMLRKGYKEIIIHQAGPIEFYEKACNAKVIPLNE; the protein is encoded by the coding sequence ATGGAGTTAAATGAAGTTAAACTTACGGAGCAAATGGCAAAAGTTTTTAGCATAGCAGAACAGGAATGCAAACAGCGCGAAAGCCGATGCTTAATGCCTGAGCATCTTTTCCTTGGATGCTTGGATGGTGGTTCATACCCAATAAAAGAGGCAATACAAAAGAGCGGCCTGGACATCGATTCTTTGAAGAACTCATGTAATCACTTTCATGAAAACCTTTCTCTCGTAATCTGCGAACCTATTAAAACTCCATTTTGTCAATCAACGAAACTAGTTATTGATCAAGCAATAAGCTACATGAGAAACTACAATCAAATTTTTCTAAACGCAGGTCATGTCCTGAAGGCTTTGATTAAATCCGGACATACTGATAGAGTTTTGACTCCGGAACAGCAAAACACATTTCTAAGTCTGGCGACAGTATCCCGGGATATGTATCTGGATTTATCAGGTTACTGTCCACAGAAGCAGCTTTACAAGAATATTAGAATGGTCAGGAATGAAGATGTTGAGAGGCTGAACCTGTTCATAAAAGAAGAGTTTGGGGCGCGATGGACTGAGACGATCAAACAGGCGGTTGAGCGTCATCTTCCATCCATTTATATCGCTGAAGATCAATCAGGGGATATAATTGGCTTTGCAGCTTTTGACACACATCAACCGGGTTATTTTGGCCCTATGGGTGTCACGAAATACAAAAGAGCTAGAAGTATTGGAGAGTCATTGCTGCATGTTTGCCTGGAAGGAATGTTAAGAAAGGGTTATAAAGAAATTATCATCCATCAAGCTGGACCAATCGAATTTTATGAAAAAGCGTGTAACGCGAAAGTCATTCCTTTAAATGAATAA
- a CDS encoding STAS domain-containing protein: protein MNPTYAVADELQQNARTIAKEMVDSIVGLIGLEIPRQEIDQAIIVYTEYLSFLGDSIRNKDETTSEGLLEWSKQNGEREAAKGGRVSDILFRYPPTRMVFIDKMAEISLRHGVNTEDLIWINKRVNNMLDISINETVFAFERQTSKQMREVQDEVDILSTPVVPVQDNVAVLPLVGKMDHDRARLILERAIPLVASQKIQFLIIDFSGIVTIDATIAKHIFDIHNVLRLLGVHSIATGMRPELAQAAVEGGVDFSSIKTFATVKQGIDSINNEV from the coding sequence GTGAATCCAACATATGCAGTTGCAGATGAATTACAACAGAATGCTCGAACAATCGCAAAGGAAATGGTAGATTCCATAGTCGGACTTATTGGTCTGGAGATACCCAGGCAGGAAATTGACCAGGCAATTATTGTTTATACGGAGTATCTTAGTTTTCTTGGTGACTCGATCAGAAACAAGGATGAGACAACCTCTGAGGGACTTCTGGAATGGAGCAAGCAAAACGGCGAACGGGAAGCAGCCAAAGGCGGAAGAGTTTCTGACATCCTTTTTAGATATCCTCCAACAAGGATGGTTTTTATCGATAAAATGGCTGAGATTAGTTTGAGGCATGGTGTGAACACCGAAGATTTAATTTGGATCAATAAAAGAGTGAATAATATGCTTGATATTAGCATTAATGAAACAGTATTTGCATTTGAAAGGCAGACTTCGAAACAAATGAGAGAAGTCCAGGATGAAGTGGATATTTTATCGACTCCAGTTGTTCCGGTGCAAGATAATGTTGCAGTGTTGCCTTTAGTAGGGAAAATGGATCATGACCGGGCCAGATTAATATTGGAAAGGGCTATTCCCTTGGTTGCAAGCCAAAAAATACAGTTTTTAATCATTGATTTTTCAGGAATTGTTACGATTGATGCAACAATTGCCAAACATATTTTTGACATCCATAATGTTCTAAGGCTATTGGGTGTCCACTCAATCGCAACTGGAATGAGGCCAGAACTCGCCCAGGCTGCAGTGGAGGGTGGAGTTGATTTTTCCAGCATCAAAACATTTGCTACAGTAAAACAAGGGATCGATAGCATAAATAATGAGGTGTAA
- a CDS encoding multidrug resistance efflux transporter family protein, which produces MRPILLGIFAAFFFAFTFVLNQSMELSGGSWIWSASLRYIFMVPFLMAIVAARRNLKPVIQSIKQNPFPWFLWSFVGFVLFYAPLTYAAAFSPGWLIAGTWQITIISGALLSPLFYERRMTIEGLVTVRAKIPFKGLGMSVIILAGILLMQLEHARHLPFKMVLLGVIPVLIASFAYPLGNRKMMEVTNGDLDAYQRVLGMTLASLPFWVLLALYGLLTVGPPTMNQSFQSLLVAITSGVIATVLFFKATDLVRGNMQKLAAVEATQAMEVLFALAGEFFILSLPLPNSLSWIGIILVMLGMALHSLSTIRKKEGQIKISA; this is translated from the coding sequence TTGCGACCGATTTTATTAGGTATTTTTGCAGCCTTCTTTTTTGCATTCACCTTTGTTTTAAATCAATCGATGGAGTTATCTGGGGGAAGCTGGATATGGAGCGCCTCCCTTAGATACATATTCATGGTTCCTTTTCTAATGGCCATTGTGGCAGCAAGGAGAAACTTAAAGCCGGTAATTCAGAGTATCAAACAAAATCCTTTTCCTTGGTTTCTTTGGAGCTTTGTTGGCTTTGTCTTGTTTTATGCACCACTTACATATGCTGCTGCCTTTTCACCAGGTTGGCTGATTGCAGGGACATGGCAAATCACAATCATATCCGGCGCTTTGCTCAGTCCCTTGTTTTATGAAAGGAGAATGACAATTGAGGGTTTAGTAACGGTGAGGGCTAAAATACCCTTCAAGGGACTTGGGATGTCAGTGATTATTTTAGCAGGAATCTTGCTAATGCAATTAGAACATGCAAGACATTTACCGTTTAAAATGGTTTTACTCGGGGTCATCCCAGTTTTGATCGCATCTTTCGCTTATCCTCTGGGAAATAGAAAAATGATGGAAGTTACAAACGGAGATCTTGACGCATATCAACGTGTCCTTGGAATGACTCTTGCCAGTCTGCCTTTTTGGGTGCTCTTAGCTTTATACGGACTTTTGACAGTGGGCCCTCCTACAATGAACCAAAGCTTCCAGTCCCTTTTAGTAGCCATCACATCTGGAGTGATAGCGACTGTTTTATTCTTCAAGGCTACAGACTTAGTGAGAGGAAATATGCAGAAGCTCGCTGCTGTTGAAGCAACTCAGGCAATGGAGGTTCTGTTTGCCTTGGCAGGCGAATTTTTTATCCTGTCACTGCCTCTGCCAAACTCGTTATCCTGGATCGGAATCATCCTCGTCATGCTTGGTATGGCACTTCACAGCCTTTCAACCATCAGAAAAAAAGAAGGGCAAATAAAAATCAGTGCGTAG